Genomic segment of Kibdelosporangium phytohabitans:
GGTCGCCGCCCATTCGGTGGCCGAGTTGCTGGGGATCGGCCACGTTCACGCGGAGTTCTGCCCAGCCGCACTGCCGTCCGCGCACCACGCGCCAGCGCCTTGGCCAGGATGGCCGCAGAATGAGAATGACAGTTGGGCGGCGGACGCGCGACGGTGGAAAGACGCGTGGGGCCCCGCCCTCAACGCGCACCGAGCCGCAGTGGGACTCGCGCCCGTCGACGACGTGCGAACCCACGTGCTCACCGAGCAGCCGTGGCTGGCCGCGGATCCCGTGTTGAGCCCGTGGCCGGGCGATGGCGGCGTGGTCCAGACGGGAGCGTGGATCGTGCCGGACGAGCGACCACTTTCCGGCGAACTCGCGAGTTTCCTCGATGCCGGTGAGCCACCGGTCTACTTCGGCCTGGGCAGTTATCCCCACGCGCACGGCATCAGCGAGGTCATGATCAACGCAGCTCGGTCGCTCGGCCGCCGTGCGGTCATCTCCCGTGGGTGGGCGGATCTGTCGACGGCGGGCGACGGAACTGACTGCATCTCGATCGGCGAAGCCAACCACCAGGCGCTGTTCGGCCGTGTCGCTGCCGTCGTGCATCACGGCGGCGCGGGCACCACGACCACAGCCGCGCGTGCCGGAGCCCCGCAAGTCGTTATCCCTCAACAGTACGACCAGCACTACTGGGCTGCGCGCGTCGACCAGCTCGGTGTCGGGAAGG
This window contains:
- a CDS encoding glycosyltransferase, whose product is MRVLLSTIGSRGEAQPVAALALRLKALGHQVSACVSPDFRDWFQEQGIPVTPIGPAMRSSAWDLSTPAGRRRAAQDAVASQFATLPEAARESDILVGCGAVQVAAHSVAELLGIGHVHAEFCPAALPSAHHAPAPWPGWPQNENDSWAADARRWKDAWGPALNAHRAAVGLAPVDDVRTHVLTEQPWLAADPVLSPWPGDGGVVQTGAWIVPDERPLSGELASFLDAGEPPVYFGLGSYPHAHGISEVMINAARSLGRRAVISRGWADLSTAGDGTDCISIGEANHQALFGRVAAVVHHGGAGTTTTAARAGAPQVVIPQQYDQHYWAARVDQLGVGKAHARGVPTVGSLAEALGAALQPEVARCADRLAGAMKATGGVQVAVDLLLARS